The proteins below are encoded in one region of Winogradskyella helgolandensis:
- a CDS encoding prephenate dehydratase has product MKKPIAIQGIKGSFHHEVVQHYFNAETDVVECMTFDSVIDTLLEGQTDEIVMALENSIAGSIIPNYALIDSHNLSIVGEWYLDIQHSLMALAEQSIEDILEVHSHPMALLQCKLFFRDYPHIKLVEAKDTADVAKQISEQHIKGIAAIASKNAAQLYGLNVLAESIQTIKHNETRFVIVRRENNQTDNSHINKASLKFELDHKRGSLAALLNVLSDCKLNLTKIQSLPKIDTPWKYAFFVDVTFVDYKDYDKAKSIISLMAENFKILGEYKNARL; this is encoded by the coding sequence GTGAAAAAACCAATAGCAATACAAGGCATTAAGGGCTCATTTCATCATGAAGTTGTTCAGCATTATTTTAATGCTGAAACAGATGTCGTTGAATGTATGACCTTTGATAGTGTTATTGACACCTTACTCGAAGGGCAAACGGATGAAATTGTAATGGCTTTAGAAAATTCTATTGCAGGTTCAATTATACCTAATTATGCGTTAATTGATAGTCATAACTTAAGTATAGTTGGTGAATGGTATTTAGATATTCAGCATAGTTTAATGGCTCTAGCGGAGCAATCTATTGAAGATATTTTAGAGGTGCATTCACATCCCATGGCGTTATTACAATGTAAACTATTTTTTAGAGATTATCCGCATATAAAATTAGTAGAAGCTAAAGATACAGCCGATGTGGCGAAACAAATTTCAGAACAGCATATAAAAGGCATTGCAGCCATAGCAAGTAAAAATGCAGCACAATTATATGGACTTAATGTTTTGGCAGAAAGTATTCAAACTATAAAACATAATGAAACGCGTTTTGTGATTGTACGACGTGAAAATAACCAAACGGATAACAGCCATATTAATAAGGCATCTTTAAAGTTTGAATTAGATCATAAACGTGGCAGTTTAGCAGCTTTGTTAAATGTGTTGAGTGATTGCAAACTTAACCTTACCAAAATACAATCATTACCAAAAATTGATACACCATGGAAGTATGCGTTTTTTGTAGATGTTACTTTTGTAGATTATAAAGATTACGATAAAGCGAAGTCTATTATAAGTTTAATGGCTGAGAATTTTAAAATATTGGGAGAATATAAAAATGCAAGACTATGA
- a CDS encoding pyridoxal phosphate-dependent aminotransferase has protein sequence MIEVAKRLQNVEEYYFSKKLREVALLKSQGKPIINLGIGSPDLEPPFKASMLLQDSLIDEKAHQYQSYQGLPELREGIANFYKMHYDVNLSSQTEVLPLMGSKEGIMHISMAFLNKGDKVLIPNPGYPTYASVTKLLEAKPVFYDLKEDNNWEPDFSALERLDLKRVKIMWINYPHMPTGANATNKFYDKIIAFGKRHDILIVNDNPYSFILNDKPISILRYKNAKDVCLELNSLSKTFNMAGWRVGMLVGNYDFLSAVLRVKSNMDSGMFYGIQKGAIEALKCSEMWFKSLNSVYQTRRELVWKLAQGLNCTYDEDASGLFVWAKLPPHMKSEEFTDLVLKEHSIFITPGTVFGSNGEGYVRFSLCADEDIIKEAIARV, from the coding sequence ATGATAGAAGTTGCAAAACGTTTACAAAATGTCGAAGAATACTACTTTTCTAAGAAATTGAGAGAAGTAGCACTTTTAAAATCGCAAGGCAAACCTATTATTAATTTAGGTATTGGTAGTCCAGATTTAGAGCCGCCTTTTAAGGCCTCTATGTTGCTTCAAGATAGTTTAATTGATGAAAAAGCACACCAATATCAAAGTTACCAAGGCTTGCCAGAACTGAGAGAAGGAATTGCCAACTTTTATAAAATGCATTATGATGTAAATTTAAGTTCGCAAACCGAAGTATTACCATTAATGGGAAGCAAGGAAGGTATTATGCACATTTCTATGGCTTTTTTAAATAAAGGTGATAAAGTGTTAATTCCAAATCCTGGATATCCGACGTACGCTTCAGTAACTAAACTTTTAGAGGCAAAACCTGTGTTTTATGATTTAAAAGAAGACAATAATTGGGAACCAGACTTTAGTGCTTTAGAGCGTTTAGATTTAAAACGTGTAAAAATTATGTGGATTAATTATCCGCACATGCCAACAGGAGCAAATGCTACTAATAAATTTTATGATAAAATAATTGCGTTTGGAAAACGACACGATATTTTAATCGTAAATGATAATCCGTATAGTTTTATTCTGAATGATAAACCAATAAGTATTTTAAGATATAAGAATGCAAAGGACGTTTGTTTGGAGTTGAATTCATTAAGTAAAACCTTTAATATGGCTGGCTGGAGAGTTGGAATGTTAGTTGGTAATTACGATTTTTTAAGTGCTGTTTTACGCGTGAAAAGTAATATGGATTCTGGTATGTTTTATGGTATACAAAAAGGAGCAATTGAGGCTTTAAAATGTTCTGAAATGTGGTTTAAGAGTTTGAACAGTGTGTATCAAACCCGAAGAGAACTAGTATGGAAACTGGCTCAAGGACTCAATTGTACTTATGATGAAGATGCTTCCGGATTGTTTGTTTGGGCAAAGTTGCCACCACATATGAAATCAGAAGAATTTACAGATTTAGTACTAAAGGAGCATTCCATATTTATTACACCAGGTACTGTTTTTGGAAGTAATGGAGAGGGATATGTGCGGTTTTCGTTATGTGCAGATGAAGACATTATTAAGGAAGCGATAGCCAGAGTATAA
- a CDS encoding prephenate dehydrogenase: MNTIFIIGVGLIGGSFALDIKKLHPECTIFGIDNNEAHLDEAIQLKVIDQKANFEDLEKADVVIVAIPVDATLNVLPKVLDGVSDNAIVFDAGSTKEDICDKVRNHPKRRNYLAVHPIAGTEHSGPKAAIYNLYQNKTNIICEVEETAFKLQEKALKLFSDLGMRIRYMNPKAHDKHIAYVSHLSHISAFMLGKTVIDKERNERDIFDMAGSGFASTVRLAKSSPAMWTPIFKQNKANVIETLEEYIDNLKHFKQLMEEDDFEAVYNEMEQTNYIKDILNGIQ; the protein is encoded by the coding sequence GTGAATACTATATTTATCATAGGAGTTGGGTTAATTGGAGGAAGCTTCGCTTTGGATATAAAAAAATTACATCCAGAGTGTACCATTTTTGGTATTGATAATAATGAAGCGCATTTAGATGAGGCTATTCAACTAAAAGTTATAGATCAAAAAGCAAATTTTGAAGATTTAGAAAAAGCAGATGTCGTTATTGTAGCAATTCCTGTAGACGCAACTTTAAATGTTTTGCCTAAAGTTTTAGATGGTGTTTCAGATAATGCCATTGTTTTTGATGCAGGTTCTACCAAAGAAGATATTTGCGACAAGGTTAGGAATCATCCAAAACGTAGAAATTATTTAGCAGTGCATCCTATTGCGGGTACGGAACATTCTGGTCCAAAAGCAGCAATTTATAACCTGTATCAAAACAAGACCAATATTATATGTGAAGTGGAGGAAACGGCCTTCAAGCTTCAAGAAAAAGCGTTAAAGTTGTTTTCAGATTTAGGGATGCGTATTCGTTATATGAATCCTAAAGCACATGATAAACATATTGCTTATGTCTCACATTTATCGCATATAAGTGCATTTATGTTGGGGAAAACGGTTATTGATAAAGAACGAAATGAACGCGATATTTTTGATATGGCAGGTAGTGGATTTGCGAGTACAGTGCGTTTAGCAAAAAGTTCACCAGCCATGTGGACACCTATTTTTAAACAAAATAAAGCCAATGTTATAGAAACTTTAGAAGAATATATAGATAATCTAAAACACTTTAAGCAGTTGATGGAAGAAGATGATTTTGAGGCTGTGTATAACGAAATGGAACAAACAAATTATATAAAAGACATATTAAACGGAATACAATAG
- a CDS encoding bifunctional 3-deoxy-7-phosphoheptulonate synthase/chorismate mutase type II: MENKKEMRTWLDDMNLDHPLVIAGPCSAETEEQVLRIAHELKDTDVNYYRAGIWKPRTRPGNFEGVGALGLKWLQKVKAETGMKTCTEVANAAHVKLALEYDVDLLWIGARSTVSPFIMQEIADALQGTDKIVLVKNPVNPDLSLWLGGIERLYSAGIKNLGAIHRGFSTYEKSKYRNIPEWQLAIEFQNRFPDLPLINDPSHITGNREMIFEVSQTALDLNFDGLMIETHFDPENAWSDAAQQVTPSSLVQIMKDLKIRKESDPEAEYNKDLNNLRAQIDVVDNQIIDLLGKRMKVADGIGTLKKQKNVAVLQNKRWNEILGHMVLEGEERGLSEEFILKMFKAIHQESINHQEKIINK, translated from the coding sequence ATGGAAAACAAGAAAGAAATGAGAACTTGGTTGGATGATATGAATCTAGATCATCCATTAGTAATTGCAGGTCCTTGCAGTGCGGAAACAGAAGAACAAGTATTAAGAATAGCACACGAGCTAAAAGATACCGATGTTAATTACTATAGAGCAGGTATTTGGAAACCAAGAACACGTCCAGGTAATTTTGAAGGTGTTGGAGCATTAGGCTTAAAATGGTTACAAAAAGTAAAGGCAGAAACAGGAATGAAAACCTGTACAGAAGTTGCCAATGCAGCGCATGTAAAATTAGCCTTAGAGTATGATGTAGATTTATTATGGATTGGTGCACGTTCTACTGTGAGTCCATTCATCATGCAAGAGATTGCTGATGCTTTACAAGGAACTGATAAAATTGTATTGGTTAAAAATCCAGTAAATCCAGATTTATCGTTATGGTTAGGTGGTATTGAAAGATTATATTCTGCAGGAATTAAAAATTTAGGTGCTATACATAGAGGTTTTTCTACGTATGAAAAGTCTAAATATAGAAATATACCAGAATGGCAATTGGCAATTGAATTTCAAAATAGATTTCCAGATTTGCCTTTAATTAATGATCCTTCTCATATAACAGGAAATAGAGAGATGATTTTTGAAGTGTCTCAAACGGCTTTAGATCTTAACTTTGATGGGTTAATGATAGAAACGCATTTCGATCCTGAGAATGCATGGAGTGATGCGGCACAGCAGGTAACACCAAGTAGTCTTGTTCAAATTATGAAAGACTTAAAAATCAGAAAAGAATCAGATCCTGAAGCAGAGTATAATAAAGATCTTAATAATTTAAGAGCTCAGATAGATGTTGTAGATAATCAGATTATTGATTTATTAGGCAAACGTATGAAAGTTGCTGATGGCATTGGAACTCTTAAAAAACAAAAGAACGTGGCTGTATTACAAAACAAACGTTGGAACGAGATTTTAGGCCATATGGTACTAGAAGGAGAAGAAAGAGGGTTAAGTGAAGAATTTATTTTAAAGATGTTTAAAGCAATTCATCAAGAATCAATTAATCATCAAGAAAAGATAATCAATAAATAA
- a CDS encoding carboxypeptidase-like regulatory domain-containing protein, which translates to MKKSTLVLIALSLSFFASAQISITGTVANDSIPLESASVIIKNSTNGIATNEKGEFKLEAKKGDTLVVSYLGYETKELVLNNTEEIGINLEEDSFDEVVIVGYQNVTKTWYKRACGGFSVEKSELYNKSEKRNKLFPNPSSNGIFQLKLVEDYDEVKISIANSSGQMLKKTTHQKFGENIIIDVSQFAAGLYIVSIIADGKQLESIKAIKS; encoded by the coding sequence ATGAAAAAAAGTACTTTAGTCCTCATCGCCTTAAGTTTAAGTTTTTTTGCCTCGGCACAAATTTCAATAACAGGAACTGTAGCTAACGATTCTATTCCATTAGAATCGGCCAGTGTAATTATTAAAAACTCTACCAACGGAATTGCTACAAATGAAAAAGGAGAATTTAAACTTGAAGCAAAAAAAGGGGATACCTTAGTTGTTTCTTATTTAGGCTATGAAACTAAAGAGCTTGTTTTAAATAACACTGAGGAAATAGGAATTAATCTTGAAGAAGATAGTTTTGATGAGGTTGTAATTGTTGGATATCAAAATGTTACTAAAACATGGTATAAAAGAGCTTGTGGTGGGTTCAGTGTAGAAAAATCTGAGCTGTACAATAAATCTGAGAAAAGAAATAAACTCTTCCCAAACCCATCTTCAAATGGCATTTTCCAATTAAAGTTGGTGGAAGATTATGATGAAGTTAAAATTTCAATAGCGAATAGTTCTGGTCAAATGCTTAAAAAGACGACACATCAAAAGTTTGGAGAGAATATAATTATTGATGTCTCGCAATTTGCGGCAGGATTATATATAGTAAGTATCATAGCAGATGGAAAACAATTAGAATCTATCAAAGCGATAAAAAGTTAA
- the rsgA gene encoding ribosome small subunit-dependent GTPase A codes for MTGTVYKSTGSWYTVKTLNGKFYECRIKGRFRLDGIKSTNPIAVGDKVEFELETKNNTETGVIHRIEERKNYIVRKSVNLSKQTHIIASNIDQVFLLVTIDNPPTFTTFIDRFLVTAEAYSIKTVLLFNKVDTYNEETLLEVKYLASVYRAIGYECIGISATTGKNIDKVKALMQGKVSMFAGHSGVGKSTLVNAIEPSLDLKTKAISTQHSQGQHTTTFAEMFDLSFDAVIIDTPGIKGFGVVDMEKEEVGDYFPEFFALKQDCKFNNCIHLNEPKCAVKDALEANEVSYSRYKSYVQILEGEDEHYRTDNWDEVQ; via the coding sequence ATGACAGGAACAGTATATAAATCTACAGGCAGTTGGTACACTGTAAAAACCTTAAATGGTAAATTCTATGAATGTAGAATTAAAGGCCGTTTTAGATTGGATGGTATTAAAAGTACCAACCCAATTGCTGTTGGTGATAAAGTAGAATTTGAACTTGAAACCAAAAATAATACCGAGACTGGTGTAATTCATCGCATTGAAGAACGTAAAAACTACATCGTTCGTAAATCGGTAAACCTTTCTAAGCAAACTCATATTATTGCGTCTAACATCGATCAGGTATTTTTGTTGGTGACCATAGATAATCCGCCAACGTTTACAACTTTTATAGATCGGTTTTTAGTTACTGCAGAAGCGTATTCTATTAAGACAGTTTTACTATTTAATAAGGTAGATACGTATAACGAAGAAACCTTACTCGAGGTAAAATATTTGGCTAGTGTTTATAGAGCCATAGGTTACGAATGTATTGGTATTTCTGCGACTACAGGAAAAAACATAGATAAGGTAAAAGCGTTGATGCAAGGTAAAGTAAGTATGTTTGCAGGCCATTCAGGTGTTGGTAAATCTACTTTAGTAAACGCTATAGAGCCATCATTAGATTTAAAAACAAAGGCCATTTCTACACAACACAGTCAAGGGCAACATACCACAACTTTTGCAGAGATGTTTGATTTAAGTTTCGATGCGGTTATTATTGACACACCAGGAATTAAAGGTTTTGGAGTTGTTGATATGGAAAAAGAAGAAGTCGGTGATTACTTTCCTGAGTTTTTTGCACTAAAACAAGATTGTAAATTCAATAATTGTATTCACTTAAACGAACCAAAATGTGCGGTTAAAGATGCTTTAGAAGCCAATGAGGTTTCCTACTCTAGGTATAAGAGTTATGTTCAGATTTTAGAAGGTGAAGATGAGCACTATAGAACGGATAATTGGGACGAGGTTCAGTAG
- the dtd gene encoding D-aminoacyl-tRNA deacylase — protein MKIVIQRVSEASVIVNNSEVASIQNGLVILLGIENEDNQEDINWLCNKIINLRIFPDVDGVMNTSLKASEGDVILVSQFTLHASTKKGNRPSYIKAAKPEVAIPLYEKFIETLQNNLGKTIQTGEFGADMKVHLVNDGPVTIIIDSKNKD, from the coding sequence ATGAAAATAGTAATACAAAGAGTTTCTGAAGCTTCGGTTATTGTAAATAATTCTGAAGTTGCCAGTATTCAAAACGGACTTGTAATTTTATTGGGAATCGAAAATGAGGATAACCAAGAAGATATCAATTGGCTCTGTAATAAAATTATTAATCTCCGAATTTTTCCAGATGTGGATGGTGTGATGAATACGTCTTTAAAAGCTTCCGAAGGAGATGTGATTTTGGTGAGTCAATTCACACTTCACGCTAGTACAAAAAAAGGAAACCGGCCAAGCTATATTAAGGCAGCAAAACCAGAGGTTGCCATTCCATTGTACGAGAAATTTATTGAAACACTTCAAAATAATTTAGGCAAAACTATACAAACTGGAGAGTTTGGTGCAGATATGAAAGTGCATTTAGTTAATGATGGTCCAGTCACTATAATTATTGATTCTAAGAATAAGGACTGA
- a CDS encoding DUF3857 domain-containing protein, giving the protein MPTILSKKIRLFTCLFFISIFSFSQSEDSYIALLAPQELMTKVNAIVRYDNQKVEINAIDDMVVHTKRIVTIYNKYGDKHANSLEFYSDNSSIKTIEARIYDGFGEEIKKIKKNDFTDNSAVSGGTLYSDSRIKYYDYTPIDYPYTIEFISEVKHNTTAFIPQWRPINGYFLAIQHAEYKIENNSGIPLKLKKENIENNNVVEVSEHHFTIENLPGVNYESYSPSLVTFTPNIKPALTKFNMNGVEGVNTNWQDFGKWVYGELLTGTDILPQSAIDDVKALTAGVDDKIERAKLVYKYMQDKTRYISVQIGIGGWKPMLADDVNKLGYGDCKGLTNYTKALLEAVDVPSYYTLVFGGRTILDIDDEFSSAQGNHAILCVPNDDENIFLECTSQTNPFGFSAGFTDDRAVLLVKPEGGEIVRTKIYEAEESVQKTNAEVIMDAAGGFTADVNIETTGFQYSLHEGIENNTERDQHSHYKDYWDNINNITIENITVKNDKESIVLNENVILSASNYASKSGDRLIFQPNMFNTVTTIPTRYIDRKLEFKVDRSFKDTDEFIIQLPEGFIVEAMTDSKEIKTQFGSYNFKVEPLDGNKLKYTRTYILLKGDYPKEDYKAFRDFRRQIVKHDKSKIVLIKA; this is encoded by the coding sequence ATGCCTACAATTCTCTCTAAAAAAATCAGGCTTTTTACGTGCTTATTTTTTATTTCAATCTTCAGCTTTTCTCAATCAGAAGATAGCTACATTGCCTTACTTGCTCCTCAAGAATTAATGACTAAAGTTAATGCTATAGTCAGGTACGATAATCAAAAGGTTGAAATTAACGCCATTGATGATATGGTTGTACACACCAAACGTATTGTAACTATTTATAACAAATACGGAGATAAGCATGCAAACTCTTTAGAGTTTTATAGTGATAACTCTAGTATTAAAACGATAGAAGCAAGAATTTACGATGGTTTTGGGGAGGAAATAAAAAAGATAAAGAAGAATGATTTCACAGATAATAGTGCCGTAAGTGGAGGAACATTATATTCTGATAGTCGTATTAAATATTATGATTATACACCCATAGATTATCCCTACACCATTGAGTTTATATCGGAAGTAAAACATAATACTACAGCATTTATTCCACAATGGCGACCAATAAATGGTTACTTTTTAGCCATTCAACATGCAGAATATAAGATTGAAAATAATTCTGGAATACCATTAAAACTAAAGAAGGAAAATATTGAAAACAATAATGTTGTTGAAGTTTCAGAGCATCATTTTACAATAGAGAATTTACCAGGTGTTAATTACGAATCCTATAGTCCTTCGCTTGTAACATTTACTCCTAACATAAAACCAGCATTAACTAAATTTAATATGAATGGTGTTGAAGGAGTAAATACCAATTGGCAAGATTTTGGAAAATGGGTTTATGGTGAATTGCTAACAGGTACAGATATTTTACCGCAATCTGCCATAGATGATGTAAAAGCGTTAACTGCAGGTGTAGATGATAAGATTGAGCGTGCAAAACTCGTTTATAAATACATGCAAGATAAAACACGCTATATCAGTGTTCAGATCGGGATTGGAGGTTGGAAGCCAATGTTGGCAGACGATGTAAATAAATTGGGTTACGGAGACTGTAAAGGATTAACGAATTATACTAAAGCGTTGTTAGAGGCTGTAGATGTGCCGTCCTATTATACGTTGGTATTTGGTGGTAGAACTATCTTAGACATTGATGATGAATTTTCATCTGCTCAGGGTAACCATGCCATTTTGTGTGTTCCTAATGATGATGAAAATATTTTTTTAGAATGCACGAGTCAGACTAATCCATTCGGGTTTTCAGCCGGCTTTACTGATGATAGAGCAGTGCTGTTAGTAAAGCCAGAAGGTGGAGAAATAGTGCGAACAAAAATTTATGAAGCTGAAGAAAGCGTTCAAAAAACAAATGCCGAAGTAATTATGGACGCTGCTGGTGGTTTTACTGCAGATGTCAATATTGAAACTACAGGATTTCAGTATAGTCTTCATGAAGGTATTGAAAACAACACAGAACGCGATCAACATAGTCATTACAAAGATTATTGGGATAATATCAATAACATCACTATTGAAAATATTACTGTTAAAAATGATAAAGAAAGCATTGTTTTAAACGAAAACGTAATATTATCAGCATCAAATTATGCGTCTAAAAGTGGTGATCGACTTATTTTTCAGCCTAACATGTTCAATACTGTAACCACAATTCCTACACGATATATTGATCGAAAATTAGAATTTAAAGTCGACCGTTCTTTTAAAGATACAGATGAATTTATTATTCAATTACCAGAAGGTTTTATAGTGGAAGCCATGACAGATTCAAAAGAAATTAAAACTCAATTTGGATCTTATAATTTTAAGGTAGAACCTTTAGACGGTAATAAGTTGAAATATACAAGAACTTATATTTTACTCAAAGGAGACTATCCAAAGGAAGATTATAAAGCCTTTAGAGACTTTAGAAGACAAATTGTAAAGCACGATAAAAGTAAAATTGTATTAATTAAAGCTTAA
- a CDS encoding transglutaminase domain-containing protein, which translates to MKNLLLTLAIVLSFNFLSAQDYGFGKISKAELEEKYHPKDSASSAAILYRNEDISFFFSSNEGFMQQRKVHERIKIYNKDGFDWATKKIYLYQGTGQRETVNGLKGFSYNLVDGKIEKDKLKNDGKFEEDYSEFTKINSFTLPNVKEGTVIEYQYTVASPRISIDDINFQFSVPVNKLDISIATPEYYVYKKQTNFRAKFTPKINETYKNTRTPFDYKINIIDINEVDIPAIRSEAYAGSINNYRSKMAMELTATLNNMKIINNTYSTTWEAVSKTIYDSEDFGGQLSRFSIYKDDLEAALVGIEDDFEKAAAVEKLVKSKVKWNGRYGKYAQNGIRSAYKDGEGNDADINLMLVSMLRSQGVNANPVLISTRNNGIPLFPTREGFNYVICSVQKGDDYLLIDATEEYSTDNVLPQRVLNWQGRLIEDNKVSRWISIQPNKKSLESSMLNVSINDDFSVSGKVAQHLTDYVAYFHRNKYAVLTTEDHIKSLEKDKGDIEISELTIENTKDITQPIKVSYEYELMDGIDEVGDKLYFSPLLFLATKENPFKLEEREYPIDFIIPFTDKFMVNIMIPDGYDVESLPKSEGLEFKDSNVAFSYLIQQNGKYLQLKAQLDILNPLILPEDYKAFKAFYSKIVEKQAEQIVLTKV; encoded by the coding sequence ATGAAAAATCTACTGCTTACACTCGCAATAGTCTTAAGTTTTAACTTTTTAAGTGCACAGGATTATGGCTTCGGTAAAATTTCAAAAGCCGAACTTGAAGAAAAGTACCATCCAAAAGATTCCGCATCTTCAGCTGCGATATTATACCGAAATGAAGATATAAGTTTCTTTTTCTCTTCAAATGAAGGTTTTATGCAACAACGAAAAGTGCATGAACGTATAAAAATATACAACAAAGATGGTTTTGATTGGGCAACGAAAAAAATCTATTTATATCAAGGCACTGGACAAAGAGAAACTGTTAATGGTTTAAAAGGGTTTTCATATAACCTCGTAGATGGAAAAATTGAGAAGGACAAGCTAAAAAATGATGGTAAATTTGAAGAGGATTATAGTGAATTCACAAAAATTAATTCGTTTACACTGCCAAACGTTAAAGAAGGTACTGTAATTGAATATCAATACACTGTTGCCTCTCCTCGGATTAGTATAGACGATATCAATTTTCAATTTAGTGTGCCTGTTAATAAATTAGATATTAGCATTGCAACACCTGAGTATTATGTTTATAAAAAGCAGACTAATTTTAGAGCGAAATTTACGCCTAAAATAAATGAAACTTATAAAAATACACGGACTCCGTTTGATTATAAAATTAATATCATTGATATTAACGAAGTAGATATTCCTGCAATACGATCTGAGGCCTATGCTGGTAGTATTAACAACTACAGAAGTAAAATGGCAATGGAGTTGACAGCGACGTTAAATAATATGAAAATTATTAATAATACGTATTCCACAACTTGGGAGGCGGTTTCAAAAACCATTTATGATAGTGAGGATTTTGGTGGGCAACTATCCCGATTCAGCATTTATAAAGACGATTTAGAAGCGGCATTAGTTGGCATTGAAGACGATTTTGAAAAAGCTGCAGCAGTAGAAAAGTTAGTTAAATCTAAAGTCAAATGGAACGGTAGATATGGTAAATATGCTCAAAACGGAATAAGATCGGCATATAAAGATGGTGAAGGTAATGATGCTGATATTAATTTAATGCTTGTTTCAATGTTACGTTCTCAAGGGGTTAATGCAAATCCGGTGTTAATTAGTACAAGAAATAATGGTATTCCACTTTTCCCAACTCGCGAAGGTTTTAACTATGTAATTTGTAGTGTTCAAAAAGGTGATGACTATTTATTAATTGATGCTACTGAAGAATATAGTACGGATAATGTATTGCCACAACGTGTATTAAATTGGCAAGGTAGATTGATTGAAGATAATAAAGTATCGCGATGGATTTCTATTCAACCTAATAAAAAATCATTAGAGTCTTCAATGCTTAATGTTTCGATCAATGACGATTTTTCAGTATCCGGAAAAGTAGCTCAACATCTTACGGATTACGTGGCTTATTTTCATAGAAACAAATATGCGGTCTTAACAACTGAAGATCATATTAAATCTCTAGAAAAAGACAAAGGGGATATTGAAATCAGCGAATTAACAATCGAAAACACAAAAGATATTACGCAACCAATAAAAGTGAGTTATGAATACGAATTAATGGATGGTATTGATGAGGTTGGTGATAAACTTTACTTTTCGCCTCTATTATTTTTAGCGACAAAAGAAAACCCTTTTAAATTGGAAGAACGTGAGTATCCAATTGACTTTATTATTCCGTTTACAGATAAATTTATGGTTAATATTATGATACCAGATGGCTATGATGTAGAGTCATTACCAAAATCTGAAGGATTAGAATTTAAGGATTCTAATGTCGCATTTTCATACCTTATTCAACAAAATGGAAAATATCTGCAGCTAAAAGCACAATTAGATATTCTTAATCCATTAATTTTACCAGAAGATTATAAAGCATTTAAGGCTTTTTACAGTAAAATTGTAGAAAAACAAGCCGAACAAATTGTATTAACTAAAGTTTAA
- a CDS encoding nucleotide pyrophosphohydrolase has product MNIKNAQKEVDDWINEHGVRYFNELTNMAQLTEEVGEVARIIARRYGEQSEKESDKNKDLGEELSDVMFVVLCLANQTGIDLQAAFDEKMDKKAKRDHNRHHNNDKLK; this is encoded by the coding sequence ATGAATATTAAAAACGCACAAAAGGAAGTTGATGATTGGATAAATGAACATGGTGTAAGATACTTTAACGAGCTGACTAACATGGCGCAGCTCACCGAAGAGGTTGGTGAAGTGGCACGTATTATAGCGAGGCGTTATGGAGAACAAAGCGAAAAAGAAAGTGATAAAAATAAAGATTTAGGTGAAGAGTTATCTGATGTTATGTTTGTAGTTCTATGTTTAGCAAACCAAACAGGTATCGACTTACAGGCTGCTTTTGATGAAAAAATGGATAAAAAAGCAAAACGAGATCATAACAGACATCACAATAATGATAAATTAAAGTAG